In Paenibacillus hexagrammi, the following are encoded in one genomic region:
- the thrS gene encoding threonine--tRNA ligase, translating into MEVQVTLADGSIRRYQQGTTIEQVAESIRAGLKKQAIAGKMNGSIVDVNRPIDQDCRLDIITLESKEGLDIYRHTSAHVMAQAIKRIYGEQSVKLGIGPVIDDGFYYDIDIEKPLSSDDLIMIESMMEKIVQENHAIVRRELSRAEAVEWFTKQEETLKLELIRDLPEDAVISLYEQGEFTDLCRGPHLPSTGRMKAFKLLNVAGAYWRGDASNKMLQRIYGTAFPKQAQLVEHLHMLEEAKKRDHRKLGKELELFMFSEEAPGMPFYLPKGMIIRTELEQFAREMQRKREYEEVRTPSMMNNRVWEQSGHWDHYKDNMYFTNVDDTKYALKPMNCPGHMLMYKNKLHSYRDLPIRFAEFGQVHRHEYSGALNGMMRVRTFCQDDAHLFVRPDQIEEEISRIMGMIDAMYQVFGFAYKVELSTRPEDSMGSEELWDEAEAALRQVLEQRGVEYRLNEGDGAFYGPKIDFHILDALKRSWQCGTIQLDFQMPEKFELTYIGEDGRKHRPVLIHRAVYGSVDRFMGILIEHFAGAFPLWLAPVHAKLLTVSDKYIPYALEVKEQLEASGIRVGLDIRMEKLGYKIREAQMEKLPYILIIGEEEQATGSVAVRKRGEGDLGARSIEEWKQSVLQDIQAKTV; encoded by the coding sequence ATGGAAGTTCAAGTTACTTTGGCGGATGGATCAATCAGGAGGTATCAGCAAGGCACCACGATCGAGCAGGTAGCGGAGTCTATCCGTGCAGGACTTAAAAAGCAGGCGATAGCAGGCAAGATGAATGGCAGCATTGTCGATGTGAACAGACCTATTGACCAAGACTGCCGCCTGGACATTATCACGCTTGAAAGCAAAGAAGGTCTGGACATTTATCGTCATACCTCAGCTCATGTCATGGCTCAAGCCATCAAAAGGATCTACGGAGAGCAGTCCGTTAAACTGGGAATAGGTCCGGTTATTGACGACGGGTTCTACTACGACATTGATATCGAGAAGCCGCTATCTAGTGATGATTTGATTATGATCGAAAGCATGATGGAGAAGATTGTACAAGAGAATCATGCCATTGTGCGCAGAGAGCTGAGCAGAGCGGAAGCGGTTGAGTGGTTTACCAAACAGGAGGAGACCCTGAAGCTCGAGCTGATTCGTGATTTACCGGAAGACGCAGTAATCAGTCTCTATGAGCAGGGAGAGTTTACTGATTTATGTCGGGGACCTCACTTACCGTCTACAGGCCGAATGAAAGCCTTTAAGTTATTAAACGTAGCCGGAGCATACTGGAGGGGCGATGCGTCGAACAAGATGCTGCAGCGCATATATGGGACTGCATTTCCCAAGCAAGCTCAGCTGGTGGAGCATCTGCACATGCTTGAGGAAGCGAAGAAGCGTGACCACCGAAAGCTGGGTAAAGAGCTGGAATTGTTCATGTTCTCAGAGGAAGCGCCCGGTATGCCGTTTTATTTGCCTAAAGGGATGATCATCCGTACGGAGCTGGAGCAATTTGCCAGAGAAATGCAGAGAAAACGGGAATATGAGGAAGTTCGTACGCCTTCGATGATGAACAATAGGGTCTGGGAGCAATCCGGACATTGGGATCATTACAAGGACAATATGTATTTTACGAACGTAGATGATACCAAGTATGCGTTGAAGCCTATGAATTGTCCCGGACACATGCTGATGTACAAGAATAAGCTGCATTCCTACAGGGACCTGCCGATACGGTTTGCGGAGTTCGGGCAAGTGCATCGTCATGAATACTCCGGTGCTCTGAACGGCATGATGAGGGTTCGTACGTTTTGCCAGGATGATGCTCACTTGTTCGTCAGACCAGATCAGATCGAGGAAGAAATCAGCCGGATTATGGGTATGATCGACGCGATGTATCAAGTGTTTGGGTTTGCGTACAAAGTAGAGCTATCTACACGCCCGGAAGATTCGATGGGGTCCGAGGAGCTGTGGGATGAAGCAGAAGCGGCACTTAGGCAGGTGCTCGAGCAGCGCGGCGTGGAATATCGGCTAAATGAAGGAGACGGCGCTTTCTACGGGCCTAAGATTGACTTTCATATCCTGGATGCATTAAAGAGAAGTTGGCAATGTGGAACGATACAGTTGGATTTTCAGATGCCGGAGAAGTTTGAGCTTACTTATATAGGGGAAGATGGGCGAAAGCATCGTCCTGTGCTCATTCACCGCGCGGTATATGGCTCAGTCGACCGGTTCATGGGGATCTTAATAGAGCATTTTGCGGGAGCCTTCCCGCTATGGCTAGCTCCTGTTCATGCCAAGTTGCTGACTGTCTCTGACAAATATATACCGTATGCGCTTGAGGTGAAAGAACAGCTTGAAGCTAGCGGCATTCGTGTAGGTCTGGATATCCGTATGGAAAAATTGGGTTATAAGATCAGGGAAGCGCAGATGGAGAAATTGCCGTACATTCTCATTATCGGTGAAGAAGAGCAGGCCACAGGAAGTGTAGCCGTCCGAAAAAGAGGAGAAGGCGATCTTGGAGCAAGGAGTATAGAGGAGTGGAAGCAGTCCGTGCTGCAGGATATTCAAGCTAAGACGGTTTAG
- a CDS encoding carbohydrate ABC transporter permease, which yields MFFVFIAVPITVSFQILTSVVLNIEVKGSHVFRTLYFLPYLVPPVATVILWVIMFGTDSGIINQLLAWFGASKVDWFGSEQWIKPIIVTIGIWMSGGPVLIFLSALKGIPGYLYEASRIDGAGAVRRFFTITLPMLSPTILFAVVMQMIYYFQMFTESMLLNNGGPNYASRTYMFNTFQTAFRDMKFGYAMAQSWILFAIILLLTLLLMKSSKRWVYYESEKGSG from the coding sequence TTGTTCTTCGTATTCATTGCCGTTCCCATCACCGTAAGCTTTCAAATTCTAACTTCCGTGGTGCTCAATATTGAAGTCAAAGGATCTCACGTCTTCCGAACTCTGTATTTCTTGCCTTATCTTGTTCCTCCCGTGGCAACGGTGATTCTGTGGGTCATCATGTTTGGGACGGATAGCGGCATTATCAATCAGCTGCTTGCCTGGTTCGGTGCCTCTAAAGTCGATTGGTTCGGTTCCGAACAGTGGATCAAGCCGATTATTGTTACGATTGGAATTTGGATGTCAGGCGGTCCCGTCCTTATCTTTCTTTCGGCGCTCAAAGGGATCCCAGGCTATTTGTACGAAGCCTCCCGAATTGACGGTGCCGGAGCTGTCAGAAGGTTCTTCACCATTACGTTGCCCATGCTCTCCCCAACAATCCTGTTCGCCGTGGTCATGCAAATGATTTACTACTTCCAGATGTTTACCGAATCGATGCTGCTCAATAACGGAGGCCCGAATTACGCATCCCGCACCTATATGTTCAATACGTTTCAAACGGCTTTTCGGGATATGAAGTTCGGATACGCCATGGCTCAGTCATGGATCTTGTTTGCCATCATCTTACTCCTGACATTGCTGCTCATGAAATCCTCCAAACGGTGGGTCTATTATGAGTCCGAGAAAGGAAGCGGATAA
- a CDS encoding Gfo/Idh/MocA family protein, with protein sequence MKKIRLAMIGLGDMGTGHAAGFDQIEDCEIVWIADPQESNRNRALRYIRRNQPRIASDYRELLQESDTFDAVVIAVPNYLHKEAAIPFLELNKHMLLEKPVAHNLQDCDAIRAKAEQSSAILQIGLVYRYSNVYRRMKQELSRGKLGQVSMMWCKEFRDPFPPVDWFYDQARSGGTLVEKDCHHFDIFNWMIGAKPLRVFASGGQHVLRQGEKNLITNSYTHYPAKYMENTSIVDHAWVTIDYENGAKANLGLCMYLQPKNLMDEGLEIGLIGSNGAQMIAKKDSTIDIAGGADSTKEHIDIDVESDTFSGGHTGSQRQRKEFLESIRTGKPPFASVDVGRDALLIALAAEKSVKEERYVYISELVSSGGEVEHEIKV encoded by the coding sequence TTGAAGAAAATCAGATTAGCAATGATCGGCTTAGGCGATATGGGGACGGGGCACGCCGCCGGTTTCGATCAAATTGAGGATTGTGAAATTGTGTGGATCGCCGACCCGCAAGAAAGCAACAGAAATAGGGCGCTTCGATACATCAGAAGGAATCAGCCAAGAATCGCTTCCGATTACAGGGAATTGCTTCAGGAGTCTGATACTTTTGATGCTGTAGTGATCGCGGTGCCTAATTATTTGCACAAGGAGGCGGCCATCCCTTTTTTAGAATTAAATAAGCACATGCTTCTCGAAAAGCCTGTCGCGCACAATTTGCAAGATTGCGACGCAATAAGGGCCAAAGCGGAGCAAAGCAGTGCGATTTTGCAAATCGGTCTTGTGTACCGCTATTCCAACGTGTATCGCAGAATGAAGCAGGAGCTCTCCAGAGGAAAGCTGGGGCAGGTTAGCATGATGTGGTGTAAAGAATTCCGCGACCCGTTTCCGCCCGTGGATTGGTTCTACGATCAAGCGAGGTCTGGCGGTACCCTGGTGGAAAAGGATTGCCATCATTTTGACATTTTCAATTGGATGATCGGCGCTAAGCCGCTGCGCGTGTTTGCATCCGGCGGTCAGCATGTGCTTCGTCAAGGGGAGAAGAACTTGATTACGAATTCTTACACCCACTATCCAGCGAAATATATGGAGAATACTTCAATTGTCGATCATGCGTGGGTCACCATTGATTATGAGAACGGAGCGAAAGCGAATCTCGGACTTTGCATGTACCTGCAGCCGAAGAACTTGATGGATGAAGGCTTGGAAATCGGACTCATCGGAAGCAACGGCGCCCAAATGATCGCGAAGAAAGACAGCACCATCGATATCGCGGGTGGAGCCGACAGCACCAAAGAGCATATCGACATCGATGTCGAGTCGGATACGTTCAGCGGCGGGCATACCGGAAGTCAGCGTCAGCGGAAAGAATTCCTGGAGTCGATACGCACAGGAAAGCCGCCGTTTGCCAGCGTTGATGTGGGCAGGGACGCGCTTCTTATCGCGCTTGCAGCAGAGAAGTCAGTGAAAGAAGAACGATACGTATACATTTCGGAGCTGGTTTCATCCGGAGGGGAAGTGGAGCATGAGATCAAGGTATAA
- a CDS encoding carbohydrate ABC transporter permease: MRIQTISRTAVHYAFLLLGLMMFAGPLVWLISTMLKTQEQTFQYPPSFIPNPVTLDAFPRLFESMPLMGRWILNSFAISGMVGIGTTVFASLVAFGFARTKGRLRGVLFTIVLATLMIPAQITLIPLYLMYKQIGWYNTWLPLIVPQILANPYFIFMYRQFFMSLPRELDEAVQMEGGGYWTIYSQVIMPLTKPTVITGFIFSFVFSWTDFFSPLIYIQSEKLQTLSVGLQMIMGQTSHDFPVLAAGSFIALLPIGCLYFFAQRYFVEGVVMSGMK; this comes from the coding sequence ATGCGAATTCAAACGATATCGAGAACGGCCGTTCATTATGCGTTTCTTCTTCTAGGTCTGATGATGTTTGCCGGTCCATTGGTATGGTTAATCTCCACGATGCTGAAAACTCAAGAGCAGACGTTTCAATATCCGCCCAGCTTCATTCCTAATCCAGTGACGCTGGATGCATTTCCTCGATTGTTCGAATCTATGCCGCTGATGGGGCGATGGATCTTAAATTCGTTTGCCATCTCTGGAATGGTCGGCATCGGTACAACTGTATTTGCGTCTCTTGTTGCGTTCGGCTTTGCCCGGACCAAAGGAAGGCTGCGAGGCGTATTATTCACCATTGTCTTAGCGACCCTGATGATCCCTGCGCAGATCACCTTAATCCCGCTGTACCTCATGTACAAACAGATAGGCTGGTATAACACCTGGCTTCCCCTCATCGTTCCTCAAATACTGGCAAATCCCTATTTTATCTTCATGTATCGGCAATTTTTCATGTCGCTGCCGCGCGAGCTGGACGAAGCTGTCCAAATGGAAGGCGGCGGATACTGGACGATCTACAGCCAGGTCATCATGCCGCTAACAAAGCCAACGGTCATCACCGGGTTCATTTTCTCTTTCGTGTTTTCATGGACCGATTTTTTCTCTCCGCTCATTTATATCCAGTCTGAAAAGCTGCAGACCCTGAGTGTGGGCTTGCAAATGATTATGGGTCAAACCTCACATGATTTTCCGGTGCTGGCGGCAGGTTCTTTTATTGCACTGCTTCCGATAGGCTGCTTGTACTTCTTTGCTCAAAGGTACTTTGTCGAAGGGGTGGTGATGTCCGGAATGAAATGA
- a CDS encoding LacI family DNA-binding transcriptional regulator: MPTLKDVAEHVGVSISTVSRVVNNDTSRAVHPDTRQKIWEAVALLGYQPNDGARELVKRGKPKKKLQSKVGCIVAVPQNKYNHPYFSPILAGIEQGLTDHGYDLAYIHSGEELKKMNILHKVIQESEISGLILVEGVDEATYSYIKRHVPHLVGVDISDPSVPRVGYDRLAAAKHAVQHLITRGHTRIGYIGGPGLSMNMEKEKRYRGFKEAMEEAGLEVDKAWVFDTGWDVDKSYEMMKEALQSFHETRPQAMFAASDMMAISAMRAANELGYQIPQEMAFASIDNIEFSQYCSPPLTTIHMPKFEIGWVAAKTLVDYMNGMYPIPVKISVPFELIVRSST; the protein is encoded by the coding sequence TTGCCTACTTTAAAAGATGTCGCCGAGCATGTAGGAGTGTCCATTTCTACGGTATCACGTGTTGTAAATAACGATACCAGCAGAGCGGTTCATCCGGACACTCGTCAAAAGATATGGGAAGCCGTAGCGCTTCTCGGTTATCAGCCCAATGACGGGGCAAGAGAGCTCGTCAAGCGGGGAAAGCCTAAGAAAAAGCTTCAATCTAAAGTAGGTTGTATCGTTGCTGTCCCGCAAAACAAATACAATCATCCTTATTTTTCCCCAATATTGGCCGGTATCGAACAGGGACTGACTGATCATGGCTATGATTTAGCTTATATTCATTCCGGTGAAGAGCTGAAGAAAATGAACATCCTGCATAAAGTGATTCAAGAAAGTGAAATCAGCGGGCTTATCCTCGTAGAGGGCGTTGACGAAGCTACTTATTCCTACATCAAACGGCATGTGCCGCATCTGGTCGGTGTCGACATTTCGGATCCGAGTGTACCACGGGTCGGGTATGACCGTCTTGCCGCAGCCAAGCATGCTGTTCAGCATTTGATCACCCGAGGACATACCCGTATCGGCTATATCGGCGGACCGGGACTCTCCATGAATATGGAGAAGGAGAAGAGATACCGCGGATTTAAAGAAGCTATGGAAGAAGCGGGGCTGGAAGTCGACAAGGCTTGGGTCTTCGACACAGGCTGGGATGTTGATAAGAGCTACGAGATGATGAAAGAAGCGCTGCAAAGCTTCCATGAAACGCGGCCGCAAGCGATGTTCGCTGCTAGTGATATGATGGCCATATCAGCGATGCGGGCGGCAAATGAGCTAGGATATCAAATTCCGCAAGAGATGGCCTTTGCTTCCATTGACAACATCGAGTTTTCCCAGTACTGCTCTCCGCCTCTCACAACGATTCATATGCCTAAATTCGAAATAGGATGGGTGGCAGCGAAAACGCTTGTGGATTATATGAACGGCATGTACCCGATTCCTGTCAAAATCTCAGTGCCTTTTGAATTGATCGTGCGAAGTTCTACGTAA